From Saccharomycodes ludwigii strain NBRC 1722 chromosome IV, whole genome shotgun sequence, one genomic window encodes:
- the UBP6 gene encoding ubiquitin-specific protease UBP6 (similar to Saccharomyces cerevisiae YFR010W | UBP6 | UBiquitin-specific Protease), which produces MSESTTLQFKIKHAGKFYDLKLSNGSCFQDLTAEVETLTKVPSSRQKYMVKNGGKLTKDTPILDIIKPNQTIMLLGTPDENLIHKPIKRAKFIEDGSSNITFSDIENKQPIGIKNLGNTCYVNSTLQALYQIEPLRDAVLNYDPSPLSQQQQQQQQQQQQQQQQQQQQQQPSSTNNSELQQQIILVRELKRTFQNMKEKKLENVWPATLLIALRKCYPQFSEMDQQSGTYKQQDAEELFTQLFHTLKLVLGDEILRDFEIEFQTTITDKNNSQDVMIKNDEQDLKLQCHINSQTNFLKSGLANSLHETLEKKSSITGLDSTFQVEKKITKLPKYLTIQYVRFFWKKSTGKKSKILRKVSFPFQLDVSDLLESSYSQAKIKIRDNLRKIDSERLDEERELKRKAQKNQDLPDTNKEDEDADLTPSEKEELKKAIERSRKDKWINKFHSAFPDNLRKGENPSCLYDLIGVITHQGANSESGHYQSFIRDVNDTEKWYKFNDDKVSVVSKEKIESLAGGGESDSALILIYKGFAL; this is translated from the coding sequence atgtctGAATCAACAACGTTACAATTCAAAATCAAACATGCTGGTAAATTTtatgatttaaaattgtcAAATGGATCTTGTTTTCAGGATCTAACCGCTGAAGTGGAAACTCTAACTAAAGTTCCATCGTCaagacaaaaatatatggtTAAAAATGGTGGCAAATTGACTAAAGATACTCCAATTCTAGATATCATTAAACCAAACCAAACAATCATGTTATTAGGTACTCCTGATGAAAATTTGATTCATAAACCAATTAAAAGAGCTAAATTTATAGAAGACGGTTCTAGCAATATCACCTTTTcagatattgaaaataaacaacCAATTGGTATCAAAAATTTAGGAAATACTTGTTATGTCAATTCTACTTTGCAAGCTTTGTATCAAATCGAACCATTAAGAGACGCTGTTCTAAATTACGATCCGTCTCCACTTTcgcagcagcagcaacaacaacaacaacaacaacaacaacaacaacaacaacaacaacaacaacaacaaccatCATCAACAAACAATTCTGAATTACAACAGCAAATAATTCTAGTCAGAGAATTGAAAAGGACTTTCCAAAACatgaaggaaaaaaaactagaaAATGTTTGGCCAGCCACTCTGTTGATTGCTTTGAGAAAATGCTACCCCCAATTCTCCGAAATGGATCAGCAATCAGGAACTTATAAACAACAAGATGCTGAAGAATTGTTTACTCAGTTATTTCACACCCTTAAATTAGTTTTAGGTGATGAAATTTTGCGGGATTTTGAAATTGAGTTTCAAACAACTATAACAGACAAAAACAATAGTCAAGATGTGATGATTAAGAATGATGAACAGGACTTGAAGTTGCAATGCCATATTAATAGTCaaactaattttttgaaaagcgGCTTGGCGAATTCCCTACATGAaactttagaaaaaaagtctAGCATCACTGGTTTAGATTCTACTTTCCAAgtagagaaaaaaattaccaaaTTGCCCAAATATTTGACTATTCAATATGTTAGGTTTTTTTGGAAGAAATCTACAGggaaaaaatcaaagatCTTACGTAAAGTTTCGTTCCCATTCCAATTGGACGTCTCAGATTTATTAGAAAGCAGTTATTCCCAGGCAAAAATCAAGATACGTGATAATCTACGCAAAATCGACTCTGAGAGATTGGACGAAGAACGTGAATTGAAGAGAAAAGCGCAAAAAAACCAAGATCTTCCAGACACCAAcaaagaagatgaagacGCTGATTTAACACCATCGGAAAAGGAGGAGTTGAAAAAAGCTATTGAAAGGTCGAGAAAAGATAAatggataaataaattccATTCGGCATTCCCAGACAATTTGCGTAAAGGTGAAAATCCTTCCTGTTTATACGATCTAATTGGCGTTATCACTCACCAAGGTGCCAATTCTGAAAGTGGACATTATCAATCTTTTATAAGAGATGTAAATGATACAGAAAAATGGTACAAATTCAATGATGACAAGGTTAGTGTGGTTagtaaagaaaagataGAGTCTCTAGCTGGTGGAGGTGAAAGCGATAGTGCattgattttgatttacAAAGGGTTTGCcttgtaa
- a CDS encoding uncharacterized protein (similar to Saccharomyces cerevisiae YGR109W-B | retrotransposon genes), translated as MTTAAKHSVETSLQKDTYLGNVASPIDDVVKNDDFMYSNIPCVTENHKTGDIEERRDLEDLPLVFLVQEEPLVGKKLVINCEIKRKKVQALCDTGSPTSFVDAKLVEKLGLKEKPCNTFTFKGAVSETTETCVSFVKVPMKINDKRIMISAYVVKKFRYELLIGNPVIKLHSDVFKELIDVKNEDMYLVDMITDDKEKQIEQDAEFLCRICPIDIRNEKENELDGFEKLPEGLRKRFQTHVTNELPGNPGPENFEYNIVLKEGFNPPELYPYRLTPKMEQECRKILEDLIKKGFVSESNAACGAPIILVRKKDQTWRLVVDYRELNKGIVNESFPIPSITELFAKVGDAKVFTTLDLHSGYHQLRLNEKSKDLTSFTTPFGHFRYEVLPFGIKTAPKNFSRFMSKLLDGIENVYVYLDDILIATRDKTEHYKILEKVLEKLKSNNLYCKRSKCHFVKDKVNYLGHVLTAEGLSVDENKISAIKKLTMPSTIKGMQTFLGLANYYRKFISKFSELSQPLYDFASKKAKLGEKQRIAFEKLKEALTSTQVLVPFVEGDHYELTSDASLHHVGGVLERYENGKLKGVIGYFSKHLSETQSRYPVGEIELLGIILNLKHFRYYLHGRKFTINTDHSSLLSFRNKTEPHLRLARWLDYLGEYTFELRYIKGTKNVVADCLSRPEEILPIVELDNINPKDWFEDLLKDPWSAAILVTLDSKFREKVKCKDKRQYETLLLKFGRSKLIKERYSYEDKTLLYEKRICVPNNRRRELLHAFHDSMLQGGHFGVAATTEKIADKFYFPKLHKYVERYIRHCLNCQLNKKTANTTQGRLKPLPVASGRWQDLSIDFITGLPPSRRHNDMIMVVVDRFSKRSHWIAMRKTANSKDILEYLYRYIFAMHGFPRTIVSDRDIRFTASVYEELTKRLGIKLLFSSSNHPQTDGQTEAVNKIVNRLLRTFCSQDQDYWDVYLPHMEFCYNSTPVTSTGISPFQADIGYTPNTPLLDTTNELDTRNFNATKMTKHLKALSLRINDSLQLRQEQMEETTNAKRKEIDFHIGEYALLHRDAYFTGGRYLKVQSIYLGPFKIVKVGTNVVELDLPSSFKKHRTINIKWIKHFYNDPEKYPKQLPRTKEERIHRITEITAIIGYETTTGNYYCKMLDVNPELTATYEKEEINLLPSSRLNSLLANYKQLLTETSN; from the coding sequence ATGACTACTGCAGCTAAACATTCTGTCGAGACTTCACTTCAAAAGGATACCTATTTGGGTAACGTTGCTTCTCCTATTGATGATGTTGTAAAGAATGATGATTTTATGTATTCCAATATACCTTGCGTGACAGAAAATCACAAGACGGGTGATATTGAGGAGAGGAGAGATTTGGAAGATCTTCCTCTAGTGTTCTTAGTTCAAGAAGAACCATTAGTTggtaaaaaattggttatCAATTGTGagattaaaagaaaaaaggtaCAAGCTTTGTGCGATACAGGTAGTCCTACTTCGTTTGTAGATGCGAAGCTAGTTGAAAAGTTAGGGTTAAAAGAGAAACCTTGTAATACATTTACGTTTAAAGGTGCGGTAAGTGAAACAACAGAAACCTGTGTATCGTTTGTCAAAGTACCAATGAAAATTAACGATAAGAGAATAATGATTTCTGCTTATGTGGTTAAGAAATTCCGATATGAGTTATTGATCGGTAACCCAGTTATAAAGTTACACAGTGACGTGTTTAAAGAACTGATTGATGTCAAAAACGAAGATATGTATTTGGTAGATATGATAACTGATGACAAAGAGAAACAAATAGAACAAGACGCCGAGTTCTTGTGTAGAATATGCCCTATTGACATAAggaatgaaaaagaaaatgaattgGATGGATTTGAGAAGTTACCAGAAGGTCTAAGGAAAAGATTTCAGACCCATGTTACTAATGAACTTCCAGGAAATCCAGGCCCAGAAAATTTTGAGTATAATATTGTATTGAAAGAAGGTTTTAATCCACCAGAATTATACCCGTACAGGTTAACGCCCAAGATGGAGCAAGAATGTAGAAAGATTCTAGAGGACCTCATCAAGAAAGGATTTGTGTCAGAATCTAATGCTGCCTGCGGAGCGCCTATTATATTAGTACGTAAAAAGGATCAAACATGGAGATTAGTTGTTGACTATAGAGAATTGAATAAAGGTATTGTAAATGAAAGTTTCCCAATTCCTTCGATCACTGAACTATTCGCGAAAGTTGGTGATGCAAAGGTATTTACAACTCTAGATTTACACTCAGGATACCATCAATTAAGGTTGAACGAGAAGTCAAAGGACTTAACGTCGTTCACGACACCCTTTGGTCATTTTAGATATGAAGTATTACCGTTTGGTATTAAAACGGCCCCAAAGAATTTTAGTAGATTTATGAGTAAATTATTAGATGGAATCGAGAATGTATACGTCTATTTAGATGATATATTGATTGCCACAAGAGACAAAACTGAACACTACAAAATACTAGAGAAAGTATTAGAGAAACTTAAGAGTAATAATTTGTACTGTAAAAGGTCAAAATGTCATTTTGTAAAAGACAAAGTAAATTATTTAGGTCATGTTTTAACTGCTGAAGGTTTAAGtgttgatgaaaataagaTTAGTGCTATTAAAAAGCTAACTATGCCAAGCACTATAAAAGGTATGCAAACGTTCTTAGGATTAGCGAACTATTATAGGAAATTCATAAGCAAATTTAGTGAATTATCACAACCGTTATATGATTTTGCATCCAAGAAAGCAAAATTAGGAGAAAAGCAAAGAATTGCGTTTGAGAAACTAAAAGAAGCATTAACGTCAACTCAAGTATTAGTGCCATTTGTGGAAGGAGACCATTATGAATTAACATCTGATGCTAGTTTACATCATGTTGGAGGTGTGTTAGAAAGATATGAGAATGGAAAGTTAAAAGGTGTAATTGGATACTTCTCAAAACATTTAAGTGAAACACAATCTAGATATCCAGTTGGAGAAATAGAACTATTAGGTATCATATTGAATCTTAAACATTTCAGATACTATTTGCATGGTAGAAAGTTTACGATTAATACTGATCACTCTTCGTTGCTATCGTTTAGAAATAAGACAGAGCCCCATCTAAGATTAGCACGATGGTTAGATTATTTAGGAGAATATACGTTTGAATTACGATATATCAAAGGAACAAAAAACGTAGTTGCTGATTGCCTATCTCGCCCAGAAGAAATATTACCAATTGTAGAACTAGACAATATAAATCCTAAAGATTGGTTtgaagatttattaaaagaccCATGGTCTGCTGCAATCTTAGTTACCCTAGATTCAAAGTTTAGAGAAAAGGTAAAGTGTAAAGACAAAAGACAATATGAAACGTTGTTACTGAAATTTGGTAGATCAAAGTTGATTAAAGAACGCTACTCTTATGAAGATAAAACTCTTTTATATGAAAAACGTATTTGTGTGCCAAATAACAGAAGAAGAGAATTATTACATGCTTTCCATGATTCAATGTTACAAGGAGGACACTTTGGTGTCGCTGCCACCACGGAAAAAATTGCagataaattttatttcccGAAATTACATAAGTATGTGGAACGATATATTAGACACTGTTTGAATTGCCAATTGAACAAGAAGACTGCCAATACTACTCAAGGCAGGTTAAAACCACTACCCGTTGCCTCAGGTCGTTGGCAAGATTTGtctattgattttattacGGGACTCCCACCGTCACGACGACATAATGATATGATTATGGTAGTTGTCGATCGATTTTCGAAAAGATCACATTGGATTGCGATGAGGAAAACAGCAAACTCTAAAGATATACTTGAATATTTATACCGATATATCTTTGCAATGCACGGTTTCCCACGAACGATTGTATCTGATAGAGATATCCGTTTTACTGCTTCCGTATATGAAGAGTTAACGAAACGATTAggaattaaattattgttcAGTTCAAGTAATCACCCACAAACAGATGGACAAACTGAAGCTGTGAATAAGATAGTAAACCGTCTATTAAGAACATTTTGTAGTCAAGATCAGGATTACTGGGATGTATATTTACCCCATATGGaattttgttataattCAACTCCGGTTACGAGTACTGGTATTTCACCATTTCAAGCTGATATTGGTTATACACCAAATACACCGTTGTTAGATACAACTAATGAACTAGATACAAGAAACTTTAATGCTACGAAAATGACTAAACATTTGAAAGCTTTATCATTACGTATTAATGATTCATTACAGTTAAGACAGGAACAAATGGAAGAAACTACAAATgctaaaagaaaagaaattgattTTCACATTGGAGAATATGCTTTATTGCATAGAGATGCTTATTTTACAGGGGGAAGATATTTGAAAGTAcaatcaatttatttaggTCCATTTAAGATCGTCAAAGTAGGTACAAATGTTGTAGAATTAGACTTACCatcaagttttaaaaaacacCGTACTATCAATATAAAATGgattaaacatttttacaATGACCCAGAAAAATACCCAAAACAATTACCAAGAacgaaagaagaaagaatacACAGAATCACAGAAATTACAGCCATCATAGGTTATGAAACAACAACAggaaattattattgtaagATGTTAGATGTCAATCCCGAACTAACTGCCACTTAcgaaaaagaggaaatcAACTTATTACCCAGTTCCCGCTTGAACTCTTTATTAGCAAACTATAAACAATTGCTAACCGAGACTTCAAATTAA